The following proteins are co-located in the Romeriopsis navalis LEGE 11480 genome:
- a CDS encoding phosphomannose isomerase type II C-terminal cupin domain translates to MQVSVEEREASVVQAQEITPTSALASFATNPLAATELRPWGSFTILEEGKGYKIKRIEVKPGHRLSLQMHHHRSEHWIVVAGTAKVECGEAQITLSSNQSTYVPQCTSHRLENPGVIPLILIEVQNGEYLGEDDIVRFQDDYSRANA, encoded by the coding sequence ATGCAAGTATCTGTAGAAGAAAGAGAGGCATCCGTGGTTCAAGCGCAAGAGATTACTCCAACATCCGCCCTTGCCAGCTTCGCGACCAACCCGCTCGCAGCCACAGAGCTACGACCTTGGGGATCTTTCACCATTCTCGAAGAAGGCAAGGGTTACAAAATTAAGCGGATCGAAGTCAAGCCCGGACACCGTCTGAGCTTGCAGATGCATCACCATCGTAGTGAGCATTGGATCGTCGTTGCCGGTACAGCCAAGGTTGAATGTGGCGAGGCCCAAATCACCCTCAGCAGCAACCAGTCCACCTACGTACCTCAGTGCACCTCACATCGACTGGAGAACCCTGGTGTCATTCCCTTAATTCTGATCGAAGTTCAGAATGGTGAGTACCTCGGTGAAGATGACATCGTCCGTTTCCAAGACGACTATTCCCGCGCCAACGCTTAA
- a CDS encoding HesB/IscA family protein — protein sequence MIQFSDSAIAEIQRIQTKQSSNNSHFRLAVIQDGCAGLAYDLKFDPQIQADDQHFTIQDLSIVVDANSAAQIQGIAIDYTEDLMGGGFQFSNPQAQRSCSCGMSFSMSTDNTDEWQVDCGL from the coding sequence ATGATTCAATTTTCCGATAGTGCGATCGCCGAAATTCAACGTATTCAAACCAAGCAAAGTAGCAACAACAGTCACTTTCGACTGGCCGTAATTCAGGACGGTTGTGCGGGACTCGCTTACGATTTGAAATTTGATCCGCAGATTCAAGCCGACGATCAGCACTTCACGATTCAGGATTTGTCCATTGTGGTCGATGCGAACAGCGCGGCCCAGATTCAAGGCATCGCGATCGACTACACCGAAGACTTGATGGGCGGCGGCTTTCAATTCAGCAATCCCCAAGCCCAACGTAGCTGTAGCTGTGGCATGTCTTTCTCAATGTCTACTGACAACACCGACGAATGGCAAGTCGACTGCGGTTTATAA
- the rpsL gene encoding 30S ribosomal protein S12 produces the protein MPTIQQLIRERRSTTGQKTKSPALKSCPQRRGVCTRVYTTTPKKPNSALRKVARVRLTSGFEVTAYIPGIGHNLQEHSVVMIRGGRVKDLPGVRYHIIRGTLDTAGVKDRRQGRSKYGAKRPKADK, from the coding sequence ATGCCAACAATCCAGCAACTCATTCGTGAACGGCGCAGTACTACCGGTCAAAAGACCAAGTCACCTGCCCTCAAAAGCTGCCCGCAGCGGCGTGGGGTTTGCACACGTGTGTACACCACAACGCCAAAGAAGCCGAATTCCGCCTTGCGCAAAGTAGCGCGGGTTCGCTTAACCTCTGGTTTTGAAGTTACGGCCTACATCCCTGGGATCGGTCACAACCTTCAAGAGCACTCCGTAGTCATGATCCGAGGTGGTCGTGTCAAGGACTTACCGGGTGTGCGCTATCACATTATTCGCGGTACTTTGGATACGGCGGGCGTGAAAGACCGTCGCCAAGGCCGATCGAAGTACGGTGCGAAGCGCCCGAAGGCTGACAAGTAA
- the rpsG gene encoding 30S ribosomal protein S7 — MSRRTEIKKRPIPPDPVHNSRLVTMMVRRIMRSGKKSLSNRIVYGAFDIIKERTGSEPLEVFERAIKNTTPLVEVKARRVGGATYQVPMEVKNERGIALSLRWLIQFSRQRAGKSMAMKLANELMDAANQTGGAIRKREETHRMAEANKAFAHYRY; from the coding sequence ATGTCTCGTCGTACAGAGATTAAGAAACGTCCGATTCCACCCGATCCAGTGCACAATTCGCGGCTGGTGACAATGATGGTGCGACGCATCATGCGTAGCGGCAAGAAGTCCCTTTCGAACCGAATTGTCTATGGGGCATTCGACATCATTAAAGAACGTACCGGTTCGGAACCCCTCGAAGTATTTGAGCGGGCCATCAAGAACACCACACCTTTGGTTGAGGTGAAAGCTCGCCGTGTGGGTGGTGCGACTTACCAGGTACCGATGGAAGTCAAAAACGAGCGGGGTATCGCCCTATCGTTGCGGTGGTTGATCCAATTTTCCCGTCAGCGTGCTGGTAAATCGATGGCGATGAAACTCGCAAACGAGCTGATGGACGCGGCTAACCAGACTGGTGGCGCGATTCGGAAACGGGAAGAAACCCACCGGATGGCTGAGGCGAACAAAGCATTCGCGCACTATCGGTATTAA
- the fusA gene encoding elongation factor G — MARTVPLERVRNIGIAAHIDAGKTTTTERILFYSGVVHKIGEVHDGAATTDWMAQEKERGITITAAAISTQWTHRDPESPNDSQAGAEEHQINIIDTPGHVDFTIEVERSMRVLDSVIAVFCSVGGVQPQSETVWRQADRYEVPRVIFVNKMDRTGANFFNVFDQVKERLMAPAVPMQIPIGAEDNFQGVVDLVRMKAYIHKDDLGREIEVTDVPDDLKEKADEFRTMLIEAVAETDEDLMNKYFEGEELTVDEIQDAIRKGVLDGSMVPVFCGSAFKNKGVQQLLDAVVDYMPAPIDVKPIEGTLPDGSTEARPADDEAKMSALAFKVMTDKFVGRLTFVRVYSGVLKKGSYIYNTSKDAKERVSRLIIMKADDRLDVDELRAGDLGAIPGLSNTLTGDTLAAEGDEIILESLFIPEPVISVAVEPKTKSDMEKLSKALKALSEEDPTFRVNSDPETNQTVIAGMGELHLEILVDRMMREFKVEANVGAPQVAYRETIRKSVEAEGKFVRQSGGKGQYGHVVIQLEPGETGCGFEFVSKIVGGSVPKEYVNPAESGMKEACESGILAGYPLIDVKATLLDGSYHDVDSSEMAFKIAGSMAVKEAVMKASPVLLEPVMKVEVEAPEDFLGTVMGNLISRRGQIESQDVERGVAKVSTKVPLAEMFGYATDIRSMTQGRGTFTMEFANYEEVPRNVAETIIAKNKGN, encoded by the coding sequence GTGGCTCGTACCGTTCCGCTCGAGAGAGTACGAAATATCGGCATCGCGGCGCATATTGACGCTGGCAAAACTACTACGACGGAACGGATCTTGTTCTATTCCGGCGTGGTTCACAAGATCGGTGAAGTTCACGACGGTGCGGCAACCACCGACTGGATGGCGCAAGAGAAAGAGCGCGGTATCACCATTACAGCTGCGGCAATCAGCACTCAGTGGACGCACCGCGATCCCGAGTCGCCGAATGATTCCCAGGCTGGCGCAGAAGAGCACCAGATCAACATCATTGATACGCCAGGACACGTGGACTTCACGATCGAAGTTGAGCGTTCCATGCGCGTACTCGATAGTGTGATCGCCGTATTCTGCTCCGTCGGTGGCGTACAGCCCCAGTCAGAAACTGTTTGGCGTCAAGCGGATCGTTATGAAGTCCCCCGCGTCATCTTTGTGAATAAGATGGATCGCACCGGTGCGAACTTCTTCAACGTCTTTGACCAAGTCAAAGAGCGCTTGATGGCTCCGGCTGTGCCGATGCAGATTCCCATCGGGGCCGAGGACAATTTCCAAGGCGTCGTCGACCTCGTGCGCATGAAAGCCTATATCCACAAGGATGACTTGGGCCGCGAAATTGAAGTCACGGATGTGCCGGACGACCTCAAAGAGAAGGCGGACGAGTTCCGCACGATGCTGATTGAGGCCGTGGCGGAAACCGACGAAGACTTGATGAACAAGTACTTCGAAGGTGAAGAGCTAACTGTCGATGAAATCCAGGATGCTATCCGTAAGGGTGTGTTGGATGGTTCGATGGTGCCCGTGTTCTGTGGTTCTGCCTTTAAGAACAAGGGTGTACAGCAGCTGCTTGATGCGGTTGTGGACTACATGCCGGCCCCGATCGACGTGAAGCCGATCGAAGGTACATTGCCCGACGGTTCTACGGAAGCGCGTCCGGCGGATGACGAAGCGAAGATGTCAGCTTTAGCCTTTAAGGTGATGACTGACAAATTTGTGGGTCGTCTGACGTTTGTCCGGGTTTACTCCGGCGTGCTGAAGAAAGGTAGTTATATCTACAACACCAGCAAAGACGCCAAAGAGCGTGTGTCGCGTTTGATCATCATGAAGGCCGACGATCGGTTGGATGTGGATGAGCTGCGCGCGGGTGACTTAGGCGCAATCCCGGGTCTATCCAACACACTCACGGGTGATACGTTGGCGGCAGAAGGCGATGAAATTATTTTGGAATCGCTGTTTATTCCGGAACCGGTAATTTCGGTTGCGGTCGAGCCGAAGACGAAGAGTGACATGGAGAAGCTCTCCAAAGCCCTCAAGGCTTTGTCGGAGGAAGATCCCACTTTCCGCGTCAACAGTGATCCCGAGACGAATCAAACGGTAATCGCCGGTATGGGCGAATTGCACCTGGAGATTCTGGTCGATCGGATGATGCGCGAATTCAAGGTCGAAGCCAACGTGGGTGCACCACAGGTGGCTTACCGTGAGACAATTCGTAAGTCAGTCGAGGCCGAAGGCAAGTTTGTCCGTCAGTCCGGTGGTAAGGGTCAGTACGGTCACGTTGTGATCCAGCTCGAACCGGGTGAGACAGGCTGTGGCTTCGAGTTTGTTTCGAAGATCGTTGGTGGTTCGGTACCGAAAGAGTACGTAAACCCAGCGGAATCTGGTATGAAAGAGGCCTGTGAATCAGGTATCTTGGCTGGCTATCCGCTGATCGACGTGAAAGCGACACTGCTTGACGGTTCGTATCACGATGTTGACTCTTCGGAGATGGCCTTTAAGATTGCCGGTTCAATGGCAGTCAAAGAGGCTGTGATGAAGGCTTCGCCGGTTCTACTAGAGCCTGTAATGAAGGTTGAGGTAGAAGCGCCGGAAGACTTCCTGGGCACGGTCATGGGGAATCTGATTTCCCGCCGTGGTCAAATTGAATCCCAGGATGTGGAACGTGGTGTGGCGAAAGTCAGCACCAAGGTTCCTCTGGCTGAGATGTTTGGTTATGCTACCGACATCCGGTCAATGACCCAAGGTCGCGGGACCTTTACGATGGAATTCGCCAACTACGAGGAAGTTCCTCGGAACGTGGCCGAAACCATCATTGCCAAAAACAAAGGCAACTAA
- the tuf gene encoding elongation factor Tu, which translates to MARSKFDRSKPHVNIGTIGHVDHGKTTLTAAITTTLSALGQASAQDYADIDAAPEEKARGITINTAHVEYETETRHYAHVDCPGHADYVKNMITGAAQMDGGILVCSAADGPMPQTREHILLARQVGVPRLVVFMNKKDQVDDEELLELVELELRELLSSYDFPGDDIPITAGSALKALEAMQENPKTQKGENDWVDDIHALMATVDEYIETPEREVDKPFLMAVEDVFSITGRGTVATGRIERGIVKVSDEIEIIGIRDTRKSTVTGIEMFRKQLDEGQAGDNAGILLRGIQKEDIERGMVLAKPGSITPHTEFEAEVYILKKEEGGRHTPFFPGYRPQFYVRTTDVTGTIAKFTADDGSAAEMVMPGDRIKMTGELINPVAIEQGMRFAIREGGRTVGAGVVSKIIK; encoded by the coding sequence ATGGCACGCTCTAAATTTGACCGCTCTAAGCCCCACGTCAACATCGGCACGATCGGCCACGTTGACCACGGTAAAACAACTTTGACTGCGGCAATCACGACAACTTTGTCGGCTTTGGGTCAAGCATCCGCTCAGGACTATGCAGACATCGATGCTGCACCTGAGGAGAAAGCGCGTGGTATCACAATCAACACAGCGCACGTTGAGTATGAGACTGAAACACGCCACTACGCGCACGTTGATTGCCCCGGACACGCTGACTATGTCAAGAACATGATCACCGGCGCCGCGCAAATGGACGGCGGTATCTTGGTTTGTTCCGCAGCGGATGGCCCGATGCCACAAACGCGTGAGCATATCTTGTTGGCACGTCAGGTGGGCGTTCCCCGTCTGGTTGTGTTCATGAACAAGAAAGACCAGGTTGACGATGAAGAGCTGCTTGAGCTCGTCGAGCTGGAATTACGTGAGCTACTAAGCTCCTACGACTTCCCTGGTGATGATATTCCCATCACTGCGGGTTCTGCGTTGAAGGCGTTGGAGGCCATGCAGGAGAATCCCAAAACTCAGAAGGGCGAAAATGATTGGGTGGACGATATCCACGCATTGATGGCGACTGTCGATGAGTACATCGAAACACCTGAGCGTGAAGTTGATAAGCCGTTCTTGATGGCGGTTGAGGATGTCTTCTCGATTACTGGTCGTGGTACGGTCGCCACTGGTCGGATCGAGCGCGGCATCGTCAAGGTTTCCGATGAAATCGAAATCATCGGTATCCGCGACACTCGTAAGAGCACAGTGACTGGGATCGAAATGTTCCGGAAGCAGCTCGACGAAGGTCAAGCTGGCGATAACGCTGGTATCCTGCTGCGTGGTATCCAGAAAGAAGATATCGAGCGCGGTATGGTCTTGGCGAAGCCCGGTTCGATCACGCCTCACACGGAGTTCGAAGCTGAGGTATACATTCTCAAGAAGGAAGAAGGTGGCCGTCACACACCATTCTTCCCAGGTTACCGTCCTCAGTTCTACGTGCGGACAACTGACGTAACTGGTACTATCGCTAAGTTCACAGCTGACGATGGTAGCGCCGCTGAAATGGTGATGCCGGGTGACCGGATTAAGATGACTGGTGAGTTGATCAACCCTGTGGCAATTGAGCAAGGAATGCGTTTTGCAATCCGTGAGGGTGGTCGTACTGTGGGTGCCGGTGTTGTATCCAAGATCATCAAGTAA
- the rpsJ gene encoding 30S ribosomal protein S10 yields the protein MATVTQQKIRIRLKGFDRRLLDTSCEKIVDTANRTQATAVGPIPLPTKRKIYCVLRSPHVDKDSREHFETRTHRRLIDIYQPSSKTIDALMKLDLPSGVDIEVKL from the coding sequence ATGGCTACTGTTACACAGCAAAAAATCCGCATCCGCCTCAAGGGTTTTGATCGTCGCTTGCTCGATACGTCTTGCGAAAAGATTGTTGATACCGCAAACCGGACACAGGCAACTGCGGTTGGACCAATTCCTTTGCCGACAAAGCGCAAAATCTACTGTGTACTGCGTTCTCCCCACGTTGATAAGGATTCCCGTGAGCACTTCGAGACTCGCACCCACCGTCGTTTGATCGACATCTATCAGCCTTCTTCTAAGACGATCGATGCGTTGATGAAGCTCGACTTGCCTTCTGGTGTAGATATTGAAGTCAAGCTCTAA
- a CDS encoding LON peptidase substrate-binding domain-containing protein, producing the protein MTFSSIAVRELPLFPLPGVVLFPGRPLPLHIFEYRYRIMMNTILESDRRFGILMWDQEKNQPSNIGCCAEIVQFQRLPDDRMKVLTLGQQRFRVLEYTREKPYRVGLVEWIEDKPTSQDLRPLGKEVDTLLNDVVRLSSKLMDQDIEMPDDVPELPLELSYWIASNLHGVPEEQQALLEMQNTEERLQREVEILGSTRSHLAAKSVLKDTLTDVDLD; encoded by the coding sequence ATGACCTTTTCTTCAATCGCTGTCCGGGAACTACCACTTTTTCCGCTTCCAGGTGTGGTGTTATTTCCGGGGCGACCCTTACCGCTTCACATTTTCGAATATCGCTATCGCATCATGATGAATACGATTCTGGAGAGCGATCGCCGCTTCGGAATTCTCATGTGGGACCAAGAAAAAAATCAACCCAGCAATATTGGCTGTTGTGCCGAAATTGTCCAGTTTCAACGCTTGCCCGACGATCGGATGAAAGTTCTGACCCTCGGACAACAACGATTTCGCGTTTTGGAATATACGCGCGAGAAGCCTTACCGAGTGGGTTTGGTTGAATGGATTGAAGATAAACCCACATCCCAGGATCTACGGCCATTGGGTAAAGAAGTCGATACGTTACTGAATGACGTGGTGCGACTATCTTCAAAACTAATGGATCAAGACATTGAAATGCCCGACGATGTGCCAGAGCTGCCGCTCGAACTTTCTTACTGGATTGCCAGTAACCTGCATGGGGTACCAGAAGAACAGCAAGCCTTGCTCGAAATGCAGAATACCGAAGAGCGGCTGCAGCGCGAAGTTGAAATCTTGGGTTCTACCCGCAGTCACTTAGCGGCAAAAAGCGTCCTGAAAGATACTTTGACTGACGTTGACCTCGACTAA
- the pheA gene encoding prephenate dehydratase codes for MTKMPAAMSQTIAHLGPVGTYTEAAALICQAWLTQNDVSNQYQLKPYPSIALTLEAVARGEVPLAIVPVENSLQGGVTMTMDTLWRLDQLQIHAALVMPIQHALLSHATSLEQIKQVYSHPQALGQCPLWLAENLPQAELIPANSTTEGIQYLSNPTIAAISSQRAAQLYGETVVACPINDHQDNCTRFLLISREAAPGGCFTSLALSLKANQPGSLLQLLQAFADRGINLSRIESRPSKRSMGDYLFFLDMEGDTRDPLAQAALSDLKSNSEMLKVFGSYDLLPDEFVRSVL; via the coding sequence ATGACTAAGATGCCTGCCGCAATGTCCCAGACGATCGCTCATCTGGGGCCAGTTGGCACTTATACCGAAGCCGCCGCCTTGATTTGTCAAGCCTGGCTGACCCAAAACGATGTGTCCAACCAATATCAGCTCAAGCCTTATCCGAGTATTGCTTTGACTTTAGAAGCGGTTGCACGGGGCGAAGTTCCTTTGGCGATTGTCCCGGTTGAGAATTCGTTGCAGGGTGGTGTGACGATGACTATGGATACGCTCTGGCGGCTTGACCAACTGCAGATCCATGCGGCTTTGGTGATGCCAATTCAGCATGCTTTACTCAGCCATGCAACATCCCTAGAGCAAATTAAGCAAGTTTATTCGCATCCCCAGGCATTGGGGCAATGTCCACTTTGGTTGGCGGAAAATCTTCCCCAGGCGGAGTTGATACCAGCTAATTCTACGACCGAAGGAATTCAATATCTCAGTAATCCCACGATTGCGGCGATTTCTTCACAGCGGGCCGCACAACTCTATGGTGAGACTGTTGTGGCTTGTCCAATTAATGACCACCAGGATAACTGCACCCGATTTCTATTGATTAGTCGTGAGGCTGCTCCGGGCGGTTGCTTCACTTCTTTGGCACTGAGTCTCAAAGCAAATCAACCAGGGAGCCTGTTGCAGCTACTCCAAGCCTTTGCCGATCGGGGAATTAATCTCAGCCGAATTGAATCGCGCCCGAGCAAGCGATCGATGGGGGATTATTTGTTTTTTCTGGATATGGAAGGAGATACCCGTGACCCGTTGGCCCAGGCGGCATTATCTGATCTGAAGTCGAACAGTGAAATGCTCAAGGTATTTGGTAGTTATGATCTGTTGCCAGATGAGTTCGTCCGATCAGTCCTATAG
- a CDS encoding DUF1997 domain-containing protein has product MDTCFQAKQSVELFIPNEAVPIQPYLRESERIVRAIGNSGTVMPLGGELFQLKLKPINFISLQLQPIVDMRVWTSNDDCLHIQSVACEILGLEQFNDPQFILNLVGELKPVTIRRSIRLQGHVHLSVQVNMPMPIALTPKPILEGTGNTIMGGVLSSMKQRLKKNLVKDYQDWVRTTADTSLVGAG; this is encoded by the coding sequence ATGGACACCTGCTTCCAGGCCAAACAATCCGTTGAACTCTTCATTCCAAATGAGGCAGTCCCCATTCAGCCTTACCTGCGTGAATCCGAGCGAATTGTGCGGGCCATCGGCAATTCGGGTACCGTCATGCCATTGGGGGGTGAATTATTTCAACTCAAGCTAAAACCGATTAATTTTATTTCTCTACAGTTGCAACCGATCGTTGATATGCGTGTCTGGACAAGCAATGATGATTGTTTGCATATCCAATCTGTCGCTTGCGAAATTCTCGGTTTAGAACAGTTCAACGACCCCCAATTCATCCTCAACCTTGTGGGAGAGTTAAAACCCGTAACCATCCGGCGGAGTATTCGCCTTCAGGGACATGTCCATCTGAGTGTGCAGGTGAATATGCCCATGCCGATCGCCCTCACCCCCAAACCAATTCTCGAAGGTACGGGCAATACAATCATGGGCGGGGTTTTAAGCAGTATGAAGCAGCGGCTGAAAAAGAACTTAGTTAAAGATTATCAAGACTGGGTCCGGACAACTGCCGATACCTCCTTGGTGGGTGCCGGTTAG